Genomic DNA from Paenibacillus sp. MBLB1832:
TTGGCGCTACACGCATAACATAACAACGGGAGCCTCCGTTTAAGTAGAAATGCTCAACCGCATAAGACAGGAAACGATATTCGCCGAATTCATTCTCGGACAAGTAGCTGCCGAATAAACGGTGGAAATCCGCTACACTCGTAACCAATTGAGGGACACCTTCAATTTCCCCTCTTTGCGCAAGCCCTATAAACCCGGCCGTACTTGTGCTTGCACCTTCAAGCGGTTGTGCTCCGCTGTCAAACTCTTCCACATAGACTCCAGGTGATAAATAGTCAGCCATTGTTCCCCAGTTCTGTCAGATGGCAATGCTTACATAACACTAAGACCACTGACATGAAACCAGTTCTCTCCTTTCTGCTTGTCATTTTTGTATAGAAGATGGACGTGTCCATTCTACTAATTAGGGTTATGTAAGGACTAAGGTGCCAAGATTAGCAGTTGTTCCTTCGGAAACGGTAATTTCCTCGATCACATGCCTGCCGTTTACGCCATACGTTATGACCAAATCAGTTTGAAAGGTAGAGGTGCGGTTCCCTCGAAAAGCAATGGCAACCTCTCCGCGCTGCGTGCTTCGCGTTTCTTGTACGGGCAACAGCAGTGCGCCTCTCGCATACGCTTTCTTCAGCCCATCTACGAGTCGAAACCGTTTCTGATGTTCCAGCACTTCGGAAATACGAATGATTTCTTCCGCAGCTTTAACGCCCCTTCCCCGGAGCAGATAAGTATCGCCAGCCACAATCGTACCTGTAAATGAGCTTAACGTTACTTCAAGAGCGCCTTTGTCGGCTCCGTCTGTCAGTAATCGCGCGCGCGCACAATCCTCCGTAAGAACGGTGGATTGTAAGTGAGCATCGCGAATAGGTGCTCCAGCAGCATCGCGAAGCATGCAACGGATCAGTCCTGCACCTGGGGAAAACGTGTAAGACGGAATGGGATTCAATTGAACAACTTCAATAACATTGTGGGTTGTAACTGCGATGTTTTTCCATGCCTGAAAGTAGTAGTCGCTCTGTACAACTAAGCGGTAATCGCCAGGCGTTAAATCGTTGAATATATAGGAACCATTCGATTTGCGGATTGCTTTCGAACGGGTGCCTTCTAGATGAACTGTGGTCGTATTGCCAAGAGGAGCTTGTGAGGTGAGTGCGTCGATCACGCACACAACCAGAGAAACACGGGATTTCAATTGCGATAACCGAATTGGATCCACGGGTGGAACCTCCTAACCTTGAATACGAAAATCGGTTTCCGAAACCCTTTTAGTTGTTCTGATGCGTGTAGAATCAATATGTACGGGTCCTACGGTGTAAGCCACGGTGAGTCGATAAGGGGTGTCTGAGAAATTCCACATATTCATCATGCTTTCTCCTTTATAAGGATCCATGACAATGCGAACTTCTTCGTCTTGCTCCGCCAATGAACCTACGGTCATTGAACCTCGCAGAACGGAGTTGTCGTAGATAACCTGCATCGCCCTGCCGAGAATTCGATGTTCATCCAGCGCTCTGGAGGACAGCTCTGCCGGTGATTGAACGGTCAATAAGTAGCTCAAATCTACGACCATCGGAGGAAACTGAATCTCATTCGTTCCTCTAGCAATCATATGTGTTTGGCGATTATTACCACTTTCACGCACGTTGTACAAGTAGAGAGATAAATAGAAATCCCCCTTATCAACGGGTGAGGCGAGCCCTATCATTTCTGGTTGGGGAATAGGGTCTGGTGTCATGTTTTCTCTGAGAAGCTTCATTAGGGACGCACTTACATCTGCAATGACAGAATAATTACCTATGGGTGTCACTTCCTGCCTCAAATTACCTAGATACACCTGTAGAACCGCTGGTTTTTATGTCACATTGTGTACCTTTTTCTATTATAATTGGAAACTCTCTGGATGACTATAGGGAATTAAAAGTCTTCCCACTCTTGACGAGCAAGAATTTTACCAGATTTCTGCAATTCATGTCGAATCGATTTAATAATATGTCCCATGCGAATCGGCTCACCCGTTTCTGCGGCCAAGAAAGCGGAGGAAAGCACGACGTTTTTGATATTTCCTCCTGCGATCTCGTAGCGCTGCGCAAGATATTTGAAATCCACATCATCGCTGAGCGGCGCCGATGGCGGGAACATGGACTGCCATATTTTCTCCCGATATTCACTATCAGGGAACGGATATTTAATGACGTAATTGATCCGCCGCAGGAAAGCCTCATCAATGTTGTTTAGTAGATTGGTAGCGAGCACGGTGATCCCTTGGTACTCTTCCATTTTCTGAAGCAGATAGGCCGTCTCGATGTTCGCATATTTATCGTGCGAGTCTTTCACTTCAGACCGCTTACCGAAAAGCGCATCCGTTTCGTCGAAAAACAGCACGGCGTTGCTCATCTGCGCTTCTTCAAAAATTTCGTGCAGATTTTTCTCGGTTTCCCCAATATATTTGGAAATCACTTGAGAGAGATCGACCTTGTACAGCTCCAGCTGCAAATCGCCCGCAACTACCTGCGCTGACATTGTCTTCCCTGTCCCTGGCGGGCCTGCGAACAGCATGCTCAGGCCTTTGCCGTAGGCGAGCTTCTTCTCGAAGCCCCATTGGCTGTATACGACGCCGCGATACTTCACTTGATTGCACGCGTTGCGGAGCTGATCCTTCTGCTCGGGCGGGAGGATCACATCCCCCCACCCGTAGCGCGGTTCAATGCGCGTCGCCTTGCGCTCCAGCTTATGCTGCACCTGCTGGTAGCACGCCTTATACAGCGCGTCGCTGCGCAGCACAGGCGCGTTATCCTTGGCAGGCTCCTGCTGCCAAGCCGAGTATCCGCGAGCGAGCGTGAGCGCGCGGCGAATCTGCCCCGGGGTGAAGCGGAATTTGCCGCTCATCACCCGGTAGTCCACATCCGCGCCGAGACCCAGCTCTTGCGCGAATGTTAACCAAAGGCGCTCGCGGCCGCCTTCGTCCGGCACGGTGAGCTCATGCTCAAGGAGCAGGCGCTCCTTGGGCTTCCAGCTCAGCCGATTGTGTCGCTCGGCGAGGAGGAACACCAGGCCCCCGTAGCCGTCCAGCAGCTCGTGGAACCGCGCGAGCCGCTGCTGCGCCGCCAGATCCGGCTCGGCGGGGTAGAGCACTTCCAGCCGTGTGAAGCACAACACGGCTTGGTGAAGAATCGCTTCGCGTAGAATGACGCTGATCGATTCTTCAAATCTTGCCGCATGCAGCTGCACATCGGCAAGATTCACCAGCAGCAGCGGTTTCTTGAAGGAGCGGCAGAGATGCTGCACCTGCAGCTTTTTGCCAGCGCCTGCATGCCCCCAGATATGGAAGGCCAGCCTTTTGCGCTCATGGAGAGGCGCCTCAAATATCTCTTCAATAAAGTTGCGCAGCCTGAGCTGAAAATCCTCTTGCACAAGCAGCGGAGGGAGTTCACTGTCTGGGTAAACGATTTCCACCGCTGGCTTCAATTTCGGATCGAGTTCACCAGAATCCAATAGGAAGGTGATCATCCGCTTGTCCAGCTGCAGCAGCTTGGATAACAGCGTCTGACCCGCCACTTCTGGGGCATCCTGGTTAAGGAAATACCGTGCCAGCTTGCCTTCTGGCGCCATGAAGGTCATGCGTGCTGCGCGCATTTCCTCGGGACTCTGACAAGCCACTTGCAGCGCGAGGGAGATGTTGGGCATTTTGCAAGTAAGATCATCCAACAAGAACCCAAAGATACGCTCATATTTCCGATCGAGCTCGACGGCAAGCCCAAGCATCACAAAGCGCTCCTCAATCAGTGAAAGACCGAATACGGAGGACAGATACGTTAATGGAAGGAACACGCCAGATTTGCTGCTCGCTTCGCGGCGAAAGGCGATTTCAGCTTCCAGCTGCCCAATCACTTCCCGTGCTTCTTGTTCGTCCTCCCCCTCTTCCTCGATACGAAATCGACCGATTAGGCGCAGAAATTCATCCTCGGACACAAACATGCCCCTGAACGAATCGGTTTGCGGATCAGGCGTGAGCCTTTGCCTGCGCTTGTAGAGGAGCTCTAGCTTTTTATCTAGCAATTGGAGTTCATCCTTATAATGCTCCCATGCGTGTACATACCCTTGAAGAGTCATAATCCTCCCTGTTGCATCGCTATATTTATACCACCTTCAACGCTATGAAAACTAAATCTCTTGCATTTACAGGTGGTTATTCTTTACAATATTAGGATAAGGCACAAATTAAATCGACACCTACTGCCCTGAAAGGAAAGTGGCCGCCTGTTCATGGAACAATTTCCAGCACATGATCCGACTTGGAATCGCAAACTAATCCTCATGTTGTGGTGGATTCTCATCATTTATGAGGTTGCTGCTTTATTCGCACTCTTTTTTGAAATGCACGAGCAGCCTTCGAATTGGTTAGATGAATTTGTTACATTTCAACTTTTCCCTACGATCTTGCAGCTACTCCTTATGGGACTTGGATATTTGTCGCTTCACTTTCTGAAAGCCTACAGTGATTTTATCATGATCCTATGGACCATGACCATGGTTAGTATATTTATACTAGCCATCCCTGAAATGGCACGTAGCTACGAGCTGATCAGCATTTCTATTCTACTAGCCTCCATCTATTTTCAGAAAAAATATGTGATCTTCGCTTACAGTTCAGGTG
This window encodes:
- a CDS encoding peptidase associated/transthyretin-like domain-containing protein yields the protein MDPIRLSQLKSRVSLVVCVIDALTSQAPLGNTTTVHLEGTRSKAIRKSNGSYIFNDLTPGDYRLVVQSDYYFQAWKNIAVTTHNVIEVVQLNPIPSYTFSPGAGLIRCMLRDAAGAPIRDAHLQSTVLTEDCARARLLTDGADKGALEVTLSSFTGTIVAGDTYLLRGRGVKAAEEIIRISEVLEHQKRFRLVDGLKKAYARGALLLPVQETRSTQRGEVAIAFRGNRTSTFQTDLVITYGVNGRHVIEEITVSEGTTANLGTLVLT
- a CDS encoding DUF4255 domain-containing protein, with the protein product MTPIGNYSVIADVSASLMKLLRENMTPDPIPQPEMIGLASPVDKGDFYLSLYLYNVRESGNNRQTHMIARGTNEIQFPPMVVDLSYLLTVQSPAELSSRALDEHRILGRAMQVIYDNSVLRGSMTVGSLAEQDEEVRIVMDPYKGESMMNMWNFSDTPYRLTVAYTVGPVHIDSTRIRTTKRVSETDFRIQG
- a CDS encoding ATP-binding protein, producing the protein MTLQGYVHAWEHYKDELQLLDKKLELLYKRRQRLTPDPQTDSFRGMFVSEDEFLRLIGRFRIEEEGEDEQEAREVIGQLEAEIAFRREASSKSGVFLPLTYLSSVFGLSLIEERFVMLGLAVELDRKYERIFGFLLDDLTCKMPNISLALQVACQSPEEMRAARMTFMAPEGKLARYFLNQDAPEVAGQTLLSKLLQLDKRMITFLLDSGELDPKLKPAVEIVYPDSELPPLLVQEDFQLRLRNFIEEIFEAPLHERKRLAFHIWGHAGAGKKLQVQHLCRSFKKPLLLVNLADVQLHAARFEESISVILREAILHQAVLCFTRLEVLYPAEPDLAAQQRLARFHELLDGYGGLVFLLAERHNRLSWKPKERLLLEHELTVPDEGGRERLWLTFAQELGLGADVDYRVMSGKFRFTPGQIRRALTLARGYSAWQQEPAKDNAPVLRSDALYKACYQQVQHKLERKATRIEPRYGWGDVILPPEQKDQLRNACNQVKYRGVVYSQWGFEKKLAYGKGLSMLFAGPPGTGKTMSAQVVAGDLQLELYKVDLSQVISKYIGETEKNLHEIFEEAQMSNAVLFFDETDALFGKRSEVKDSHDKYANIETAYLLQKMEEYQGITVLATNLLNNIDEAFLRRINYVIKYPFPDSEYREKIWQSMFPPSAPLSDDVDFKYLAQRYEIAGGNIKNVVLSSAFLAAETGEPIRMGHIIKSIRHELQKSGKILARQEWEDF